The Sandaracinus amylolyticus genomic interval CGCGGCCGGATCGCGAACATCCGCTTCCACGACCTCCGCCACGACTTCGCGACGCGGCTCCGGCGCGCGGGGGCGGGCATCGACGCAATCGCGAAGCTGCTCGGGCATTCGACGCTCGCGATGGCGACGCGGTACGCGCACGTCGACGACCCGAGGCTCCGCGATGCGGTCAGCGGGCTCGTGCCGCCGCGCGAGACCCGGTCGGACGTCGAGAGCGCGAAGGTCGTGCAGCTCCCGAGACGTCGTGGGTCGAACCCTGGCGGCTGATCACTCGAAACGAGTTTCGGCGAATCGAGCAGGTGTATCGGCGGCAGGTCGCTCGCGATCACCGGAATCGCAGGCGCCCATGAGCCCACGCGGCCGATGGTGCGGTCGAGATCGAGCCCAAGCATCAGACGCGGTGCTACGGCGGAATCGGGCCAAGAGCCGAAGAAGCGCGCGCCATCTGCGCCGGCAACGACGGTTTGCAAGGCGCCACCGACGTCTTCGCCGCGCTCCGCGACGACGTCGTCGACCGCGCGGTATGGAGCAGTCCACCAGTCGGCGAGACGACGCGGTCAGGTTCCGTGAGACCGACTGCGCGCGCATTTGCGTTCTCGGGAGCCTCCGGTGTGCTGTTTCGGGAGAAGTCGAAACGATGAACCGCGAGCTCGCGTGTGTGTGGGCACGCGCCGAAGACCAGCCCTGCGATCATCGCGCCCTCGGCTGCGCCACCGAGGCGGCGCGTGTAATGCCAAGCGATGCGCGCGAACAGGTCGGCCACGTCGGCGAGGGTCGGTAAGACGTCCGCCGGGCCGGCGAGATGACCCGAGAACTGTTGTCGCGACGATCGCCGTCGACATTCCGATCATCGCACTTCCGGCGTACGCGAAGCCGATCGAATGCTCGAAGACCGCTGCGCGAACCACGCGCCCGAACGCGTCGACCTCCTGACGCACGACCGGGATGGCGAACACCTTCGGACCCTCGTCAGTGAGAACGACCCCGCGCGTCGTTGTGCCTCGCGCCCATCCTCGTGTCTTGCGACGACCCATGTACGGCCGGGGCCGTCGTGGCGTAACCAGCATGCGACGACAGTCATTGGGGCGTGAGTGTACGTTGTCCGCTTGCCCACCATTCGCCTGGCTCGCCACGCCAACGCCGTGGAATCACGCGCGTAACAGCGGCCGGCGCGGCCGACTGGAAATCGCCGTGGGCACCGCCCACCGGGGGTTCGAATCCCTCCTCCTCCGTACCGTTTCCCTCGAGAAGCAGGCCGATTCGCGGTCCGCAGGGACTGCACGCAAGGCCCGGTTCGGAGCCCACCGTGGCCGGGCGCTGCCCGTCGACGCGCGCGTTCGCTCGGGTGAGCGCCGCGCGTCAGACGGCTTCCACGCGCTCGCGGTATGCGTCGACCGTACGCTTCCATGCGGGGCGATCCATGCAGCGCGTCTGGTACGCGCGGACGTGTTGGTACGGCTTCAACAGGTCCTGATCGGTGCTGCGAGCGCTCAGGACGTGAGTCATCAGGATGTCCGCCACCGTGAAGTCGTCGGTGGCGATGAACGTGCGGTTCGCGAGCCAGCCGTCGAGCTGCTCGAGGCGCATCCGCGCCCAGCTCTTGAGCGCATCGCTCGGCTTGGTGCCCTTGCCATCGTTGATGTCGACGAACCACGACGTCAGGAGCGGAACCTCGATCGTGCTCAGCGCCGCGAAGCTCCACCGCAGCACCTGCGCCTCGCCGGCGAGGTCGCGCGGCACGAGCTTGCCGCTCTTGCGCGCGAGGTAGAGCAGAATCGCGCCGGACTCCGTCACGACGACACCGTCGTCGTCGATCGCGGGAATCTGCCCGAACACGTTCTTCGCGCGGTACTCGTCGCTGTCGAGGTCGCGCCTCGGATGATCGATCCCCACGACTTCGTAGGGCAACCCGATCTCCTCGAGCGCCCACAGCACGCGCAGGTCACGCGTGTTGCCGTGAGCGAACTCGTTCACGCGCGAGAATCCATAGACCTTGACCATGCGCGCACCCTGCCACAGCGACAGGACCGTCCGCGCGTCTTTTCGATCCTCCTTCGACGCAGGGACGCTCTCTCGCGCGTGGATGCGCGAGAGAGCGTCGCAGTCACCGCGTCAGTAGAGCTCGACGCCGATGCCCCCGAGCATCGAGTACGTCTTGACGTCGTCCTCGAACCACGTGGGGTGGAAGTCGAACGACACGTTGAACGCGCCGCGCTGATCCAGGAACAGACCGCCGATGTTCACCGCGACTCGCCCGTGCAGACCGAACAGCGGGTTCTCGTCGGCGCACGCCGCCTGGCTCTGGATGCCCGCATCGCAGCCCCAGTAGAAGTCCAGCGACGGGCCCGCGCCGATCGAGAGGAAGTCGAACAGCGTCGCCTCCGCGAGCAGCGCGTTCCACAGCGTGAACGCCTCGTCGTAGTCGCCGCCCGACGGCGTCGTCTCGAGGCCCGCGAGAATGCCCGACGGCTGGTAGTAGACCGCGAACCAGTCGCTGATCTGCACACCGACGCGAAGAGAGAGGCCCGCCATCCAGCCCTCGGGATCTTCCGCGTCGTCGCCGAGCGTGTAGCCACCGTGCAGCGTGCCACCGACGCGCAGTCGCACCAGCGCGCGCTCGAGCGCGCTCGGCTGCTCCACCTCGAGCGGCGGCGCTGCGCCCGTGGTCGCGACCTCGGCCTGCGCCGGGGGCGCCTGCACCGCGACGTCCATCGTCGACGTAGCCGTCGGAGACACGACCGCCGCGCGGTCGATCACCGGCACCACCTCGGCGGATCCCCCCGCCCCGATGAACGCCTCGGCTTCGCCCGCGGGCAGCCGCACGAACTGCGCGCGCCCGTCGGGCTCGTTCGGGCGATCGAGGCGGCGATAGAGCTCGAGCCCGCCGTCCGCGCCCTCGATGTACACCACGTCGCCCTGCTCGATCTGCGCCGACGCCGGCGCTGCGACGCCGAGCGCGATCGTGGTCGCGACGCTCACCCAGATATGATTCGTCTTCACGGCCGCTCCTCCCGTCAGGTCATCTGGAACGCGAGCGGGCAGACGCCCTGATCGAGCGACGCGACGTCCTCGCGCACGCGGGTGCGCAGCTCGCGCACGTCGGCGCGATCGACGCCCTGCTCCTGGCGGAGCTCGACGCGGACCCCGTTCGGGATCTCGACGAGACGCAGCTCGTGCACCGCCATGATCGGCGATGCGGGATCGGCGATCCCGTGGGCCGACGCCTGTGTCGCCATCTCGCCGTGCGCGGGATCGGGGCACTGCTCGGCGTGCGCCCGCGAGTGCGCGAGCGCGAACTCGCGCATGCGATCGCGCAGGCGATCGACGTCGTCCTCACCGCGCGCGGTGAGCACCATCGCGACGCCGCGCGGGAGATTGCGCGCACGCACGCGCAGCGAGTCGACGTCGGTCGGACAGATCTCGGGGGTGCCGCTCTCGGCCTCCATCGCGGCGATCGTCGTCTCGGCGATCTCCGCCTGCGTGCCCGTGCCCGGCTGCGTCTCCACCTGGATCTCACCGCCCGTCGCGACCGAGACGCTCGGCGTCGACGTGGGCAGGCGCGACTCGTCGACCTCGACGATGTTCGGCGTGCTCGGCGGGCGCTGCGCGGACGCGACCCGCTCGGTGCCCACCGTCGCGCGCGCGGTCGGAGCGGGCGTCGTCGCCCTCCGCGGCTCTTCTCCGCCTCCGCCGCACGCCGCCGCGAGCAGCGCGAGACCGACGACTCCCGACGTGCGCATTCGCATCGATCCACCTCCACGATCAGCCGGTCCCACGATCGGAGCCGGCCGTGCGCGTGGGGCCGAGCAGCGCGCGTGCCGCTCTCGCGAGAGCGCGCCATCGACGACGAAACGCCTCGCGTCGCACGATCCGCGACGCGTGCTCGACGCGTGGCGCCACGCAGACCGGCGCCGATGAGCGTCGCTCCCTGCGCGAAGGCCGAGGCGCGCGACCGTCCGTGCTCGCCGGCTCGGGATCTTCGGCCACCGCCCGCGCATCGATCGTTCGTTCGAGCACGCGACGCGAGAGAGCGCGCGCCGCGATCACGTCGACGCCGTCGGCGGACGATGCTCGCGACCTCACGCCGCGGGCTCGCCCGCGAGCACGCCCGTGGGCAGACGCTCCGGGCGCTCGGTCTCGGCGCGGCCATGCACGCGCTTGCGCCAGAGCTCGTACGGCAGCGCGATCGCGAGCGCGATCAGCAAGTACGCGATCACCACCGGCATCGCGGGGACGCGAGGGAAGCTCGTCGTCGCGATCAGCGCAGCCAGCGCAGGGAACCGCGTCGCGTTCGCGATCGCGAGGACGGTGCGATCGCGCGGATCCGGACCGCCGAGCGCGTGACCCACGGCGAGCGCGATCACAGGCGCCGCGGCCATCGCGACGAGCACGGGCCACTCGAGCTGGCGCAGCACGTGGACCTCGACGAGGAGCAACACGAGCGCGAGCCCGGGCAGCAGCGCCGTCGCGAGCGCGCCGACGGGCTTCACGAGCCGATCCGCGAGCGAAGGAGCGAGCCGCCGGATCGCGAGGCCGACCCCGAGCGGCACGAGGATCCCGAGCGCGAGCGTCCGTGCGATCGCGAGCGGAGGCACGTCGGGCGTCGTGCCGACGACGCGCCCGACCACGGAGAGCCAGAGCGGGACCGTGAGCACGCCGAGCGCGCTGGTGACGACGAGCAAGCTGCACCCGTACGCCGCGTTGCCGCCGAGCTTGCCGCCGGTGCGCGGCACGGACGGCATGCCGGGCGCGAGCGCTCCCGCGATGATCGCGATCGAGCCCGCCGTCCCGACGGGCAGCGCGCGACAGAGCGCGATCGCGATCAGTGGTGCGATCACCACCGTCGCGAGCAGCGAGCGCGCGAGCAGCCCGCGGCGACGGGCGAGATAGGCGAGGTCGCCGGTGCTGGTCGCGAGCCCCGTCGCGACCGTCATCGCGGCGATCGCGATCTTGAGCGAGAGCGCGAACGCGTGCTGTAGGTCCACGCACGCGTGCGGTGCGAGCGATGGGCCAGACGTGCGGGAGGCGCCGCGCGACGCGCGACGATGCGTGGTGGCTCGAGGCCACGCCCGACGAGCGCGCACGTCCTTCGTGGCGCACGCGATGCACCGCGCCTTCGCACGGCGGTCGCCGTGAGGAGGTGAGCGTGGATCGAGCGAATGGAACGAAGTTGCGGATCGTCGCGGGGGCGATCGCGGCGGTCGCTGCGATCTCCGCGGCGGCGTGGACCGGCGACGCGCAGCAGCGGCCGCGCGGCGAAGCCGCGGCGCGCGGCGCGCGGCCGGCCGTGGATCCCGAGGCCGATCGCCACTTGCGCGCGATGAGCCAGTACCTCGCGGGCCTGCGCTCGTTCCGCGTCGATGCCGACAGCTCGCTGGAGGTCGTGCTCGAGAGCGGGCAGAAGCTGCAGTACCTCGCGAGCTCGCGCGTGTCGGTGCGCCGGCCCGATCGGCTGCGCTCGGAGCGCCACGGCGCGCTCGCCGACCTCACCCTCTACTACGACGGCGACTCGATCACGCTGCACGGCCGTCGCGCGAACCTGTTCGCCACCGCGGATGCGCCGCGCACGCTCGATCAGGCGATCGACTTCGCGCGCGACGAGCTCGACATCGAGGCGCCCGCGGCCGACCTGCTCATGAGCGACGTGTATCGCACGCTCGGCGCCGAGGCCGCGTCGGGCACGTACGTCGGCACGGCCGAGGTCGGGGGCGTCAACTGCCACCACCTCGCGTTCCGAGGCCGCAGCGGCAGCGACTGGCAGCTCTGGATCCAGGAGGGCGCGACGCCGCTCCCGATGCGCTACGTCGTCGTGAGCACCGACGTTCGCTCGCAGCCGCAGTTCGCCGTCGATCTGCACGACTGGCAGACGAACGCGGCGATGTCCGACGCGGAGTTCGCGTTCGAGCCGCCGCCGGGCGCGCAGCGCATCGAGTTCCGGCGCGTGCTCGAGGAGCGGCGGGCGCAGGGTCAGGGCGCGCCGCGCACGCGTTGACGAGACGCGACGAAGGACGAGGAGAAGGGATATGGACATCATCGAGCATCTCTCCAGTCGGGCGCGGATCGGCATCGCTGCGATCGGGATCGCGCTCGGCGCGCTCGCGCTTCCGGCGACCGGAGCGCTGATCGCTCCCTCGACGGCCCACGCGGTCGTCGGCAGGCCGCTCACGCCCGTGAGCTACGCGGGCATGGCGCGGCGCACCGCGCGCCGGACGGCGCGGCGCACGGTCGCGTACACCAGCGCGGCGATGACGACGCTCCCCGCGGGGTGCGTGGCCGCGGGCGCCTACTACACGTGCGGCGCGACTCGCTATCAGCAGGCCTACGACGGCGGGAACGTCGTCTACATCGAGGTCGACGACTGAGCCTCCAGACGCGGCTCGATCTGGTGTTCGCCGCGGAGCTGTGGAAAATGCACGCGATGGAAGAGGCGAAGCCGAAGGTCGAGATCGAGCACGAGGAGGCGGATGGACGCGGTGCGTTCTTCGTCGCGCGCCAGGGAGTGCGTCTCGCGGAGATGACGTACTCGCGCACCGGTCCCGATCACGTGATCATCGATCACACCGAGGTCCACGACGCGCTGCGTGGGCTCGGCGTCGCGCGACGCCTGCTCGACACCGCCGTCGCGTGGGCGCGCGAGACGAAGACGAAGGTGAGCGCGACGTGTCCCTACGCGCACGCGCAATTCGAGAAGGACCCCTCGATCCGCGACGTGCTCGCATGAACGTCGTCGGCATCTCGGGCTCGCTGCGGCGCGGCTCGTTCAACGCCGCGCTGCTGCGCGCCGCGATCGAGGTCGCGCCCGAGGGATGCGTCATCGAGCACGCCGACATCCACGGCGTGCCGCTGTACGACGGCGACGTCGAGAGCACGCAGGGCATCCCCGCGGCGGTCCGAGAGCTGAAGGATCGACTCGCGCGCGCCGACGGAGTGCTGCTCGTCACGCCCGAGTACAACGGCTCGATCCCGGGCGTGCTCAAGAACGCGATCGACTGGTGCTCGCGTCCCGCGTCCGACATCGAGCGCGTGTTCGGCGGTCGTCCCGTCGGGGTGATCGGCGCGACGCCGGGCATGGGCGGCACGCGGCTCTCGCAGAACGCGTGGCTGCCGATCATCCGCGTGCTCGGGATGGATCCGTACTTCGGCAAGTCGCTCTACGTCGCGGGCGCGGGCAAGGTCTTCGACGCGGAGGGCGCGCTCGTCGACGCGACGATCCGCAGGCTGCTCACCGACTACGTCGCCGGCTTCGCCGCGTTCGTGTCGCGCTCGCGCTGATCGAGCTCGTTCGTCACGTCCGCGACGACGCGCCGCACGATGCGCGCGACGTCGTCGGGCGCGAACGGGAGCGCGAGCACGTCGATCGCGACCGGGCGCTCGGCGTCGTCTCCTCGCGGGCTCGACGTCGCGAGCACGCAGCGCACCGCCGCGGTGCGATCGTCGGTCCGGATCGCGTCGATCACCGGTCCCTGCGGCTCGTCGGCGATCACGAGGTCGAACACCATGCAGCGCAGCAGCGCGAGCGCGTCGTGCACGTTGTCTGCGCTCGCCGCGCGCGCGCCCGTCGCCTCGACGCTCGTCAGCAGCGCGTGCCGCTCGCGCGGCCGATCGCTGACGACCAGCACGATCGCAGCTCGCGCATCGCCGGCGTCGGCGCGCGCTGGGAGCCCGGGATCGTGACGGCGTCCTTGCACGACCTTGCGTACATGGACGCCGTCCTCACGCCATCAAGCGCCCCGCGTCGCGCCCCACCAGAACCGCGCGATCAGCTCCGCGCGGTTCACGCACCCGCTCTTGCGCAAGAGCGCCGTCACGTGCGCCTCGATCGTGCTCTTCGCGCACCCGAGCACGGCCATCACGTCCTTGTTCGACGCCCCTCGGACCACGTGCTCGAGCACACGCGCCTGCATCGGCGTGAGCGCCCAGATCTCCGTCGCGCGCTCGAGCGCTCGCGCGGCCGCGGGGGACGTCTCGGTCGTCGACGGAAGCGTCCAGAACCGCGCCACGAGCGCGCCACGACCCTCGGCCGAGGCCTTGCGCAGCAGCTGCCCGACGTGTGCCTCGATGCTGGCCGCGCTGCATCCGACGACACGCGCGATGTGCGCGTTGCTCGCGCCGCGCACGACGTGCTCGAGGATCTCCGCCTGCCGCGGCGTCAGGCGCCACGTGAGCGTCGCGTGCGCGAGCTGCTCCGGCGAGCGGAGCGCGCGAGGTCCCGCGGACGCCGACCGATCGTCGCCGTCCGAGCGCTCTCCGAAGGGCGTCGCAGCCGAGCGATCCATTCCGTCCTGACGTCCGGGGTCGATGCTAGTGGGACCGCGGAAAAGGTGGGATCCCCCGATTGGGTGAGCCCGCCTCGACCCGTCACGTCGCCCGCTGCGACCACTCGCCCCGGGTGTGACGTATCGAAGCGCGTCGGCAGTGCTCGAACGGTGAGCGCGAGGCCGCACGCGCGGCTCGTCTGCGAGGCACGTCGGTTGCGACCCGCCCGCTCCCGGACTGGAGGAATGGATGGCGCTCGACGTGCTCAAGGAGCGAGGCACTTCGCTCGACAAGCAGGAGTTCGACTGGCGGGATCTCGTGCGGATCCCTTACTCGAAGCTCGATGACGACGCGTTCACGCGCGTGCGCGTGATCCTGATGAACGGCATCGAGTCCGAAGCGCTGCGCTTCGGTCACGCCGCCGCGAGGATGAACAAGCCGCTGCAGCTCTCGCTCGCGCGCATCCGGCGCGTCGAGCACTTCCAGCAGACGATGGTCAACTGGCTGAACCCGCCGGATCAGAACGCGCTGGAGACGACGATCGGGTTCGAGCAGGTCGCGATCGAGGTGACCGCGAACGTCGCTCGCAACGAGCCCGATCCGTACATGAAGCAGGTCTATCACTTCGGCCTGCTCGAGGACTTCGATCATCTCTATCGATATTCGGCGCTCTACGATCGTCTCCAGGGCAAGGACGCGAATTCGCTGCTCCAGTGCTACACGGACGTGCTGCCCGGACGCCCGACGTCGGTGGAGCACCGCGCGCCCGAGGACGATCTGCGCATGCCGTACGATCGCGAGCGCGCGGACGTGCTCACGAAGATCCACGCGACCACGATCATGGCCGCGGAGCACCAGACGCACGACTATTACATGACGGTCGGACCGACGTTCGCCGACCCGCTCGCGCGCCAGCTCTACGCGGAGATCGCGGCGATCGAGGAGCAGCACGTCACGCAGTACGAGTGTCTGTCCGACCCGTACGAGACGTGGCTGGAGAAGTGGCTCCTCCACGAGCTCACGGAGGTCTGGAACTACTGGTGTTGTTACAACGCCGAGGGGAACCCGCGGGTCAAGGACATCTGGGAGCGATTCCTCTCCTACGAGCTCGGACACCTCCATCACGTCGTGCACCTGTTCGAGCAGACCGAGAAGCGCGACGTGCAGTCGATCATCCCGAAGTCGCTGCCGATGCCGATCACGTTCGAGAGCCAGCGCGACTACGTGCGCCAGGTGCTGGCGAACGAGGTGCATCTGCGCGCGAACGGGACGGAGATCGTCGAGCCGAGCGAGGAGAGCGAGGCGTCGCTCGCCCATCGACAGCGCTTGAACGCGCAGGGATCGCCGTCGGAGATCGTCGCGGCGGGATGGAAGTGGTCGCCCTCGGGCGAGCTCGCGACGAAGCCGGCCGCGACGGACGGAAAGAAGGCGCGAGCCGCGCAGCAGGAGGCACGCCGATGAAGAGCCCGAAGGAGACGATCAAGAGCAAGCTCGTCGAGAAGCACGTCAATCGCACCGGCATCGCGCTCTCTCCGATCCACGCGAAGGAGCTGATCGAGGGCGCGGCGCAGACGCAGCCCTCGATGTCGGGCGACGAGACGGGCATCGCGACGGTGCGCGCGGCGTACATGCGCGACGCGGAGCCGATCGGATCGATCCCGCCGCCCGCGACGGCCAAGGGCGTCGCGAAGACCGCCGCGAAGGCGCTCACGGGCGAGCGCGTGAGCGTGCTACTCGACAAGATGGGCGCGCGCCTCGCGTTCGAGCGCACCGGCACGCGCCTCTACCAGGCGATCATCGGCAAGGTCGAGAGCGGCACGCCGTTCGACGGAGGTCCGTCGCTCGAGCGCCTCACGCAGATCATGCGCGAGGAGCAGCAGCACTTCGAGATGCTGCGTGAGGCCATGGAGGCGATGGGCGGAGACCCGACCGCGGTCACGCCCGCGGCCGACGTCGAGGCCACGCTCTCGATGGGCGTGCCGCAGGTGCTGCACGACGCGCGCACCGACGTGCACCAGTCGCTCGAGGCGATCCTCCTCGCGGAGCTCGCCGACAACGACGGATGGACGATGCTGATCGAGCTCGCGCGCTCGCTCGGCCAGGACGAGCTCGCGGAGAAGTTCGCGGTCGCGCTGGCGCAGGAAGACGAGCACCTGCGCGACGTGCGCGCGTGGGTGAAGGCGTCGACGCTTGCGAGCGCCGGCGGCAAGAAGGCGCGCGCAGGCGCGCCGGCCACGCGCTGATCGTCGATCCGGGCGCGTGCTTCCCGTCCGAGACCACGGGGAGCACGCGCCGCGCGCGCCGAGGTACGATGCGCGGTATGAGCGAGCGCATCCAGTCATACGAAGAGTTCTGGCCCCACTACCTGCGCGAGCATCGCAATCCGAGCTCGCGCCGACTGCACTTCGTCGGGACCACCGGGTGGCTCGCGGCGTGCGCGGCGTCGGCGGTCACCGCACCGCTCACGTTCCCCGCGGCGATGGCGGGCTTCGCCGCGCTCGCGGCGCACGGCACGAAGAAGGGCGAGGGCGAGAAGCCCGCGCTCGGCCACATCGCGGGCATGGTCGCGCTGCCCACGCTCGCGTCGCCGGTCTTCTTCCCCGCGGGCGTCGTGTTCGCGTACGCGTGCGCGTGGGGCGGGCACTTCGGGCTCGAGAAGAACAAGCCCGCGACGTTCCAGTACCCGCTCTGGTCGTTCGTGTCGGACCTCCGGATGTGGAGCCACATGGCGCGCGGTCGGCTCTGGAGCGGCGATCCGCTCGAGGAGCTCGGGCTCGACGGCGGCGCGCGCGTGGAGACGAAGAGCAACGGCGCACAGCCCGTCGTGCCGACGTGACGGAGCGGAGCGCGCGCGGCCCCGCCTGATCGGACGTGGTGGCCGCGCGCGCGCGCCCGCTATCCTCGCGCCGTGTCGGACGACGAGATCTCCGTGAGCGACGCGCTGCGCGCGCACTTGATCGACGGCGCGCGCCGCTCGATGCGCGCGCCCGCGGGCCGGTTCCGTCACCCCTGGCTCGCGCCGATGCCGCGCGTCGAAGCGCGCGAGGACGCGAGCGACGACGATCGCTTCGCGTCGGGCGACTACGCGAACGCGCTGTTCCACCACGACGTGAGCGAGGCCGCGATCGAGCTGGCGCGCGATCCCGAGCTCGCCGAGGCGTGCTTCGGATCGCTGCTCTGCTTCCTCGACAACGCCGCGCCGAACGGTTGCGTGCGCCGCATCGAGATGCCGTTCCGCACGCGCGATCCGGAGCCCGCGAAGCCGTGCATGGCGCAGCTCGCGGTGCGCGCGATCGACGGCATCGAAGACGGGCTGCGACGCGCCGACGCCGCGCGGGTGCTGCCGCGGCTCGTCGCGTTCGCCGCGTACCTCGAGCGCGAGACGACGGGCATGCACGGACTGCTGCTGACGCCTTCGGCGCGCGCGAGCGGGTTCGACTCCGACGTGCTCACCGCGGGGCTACCCGACTCTTCGGTGCAGGGGCCCGACACCAGCACGTTCATGGTGCTCGAGCTGCGTGCGATCGCCGAGCTCGCGCAACGCCTCGGTCAGGACGCGATCGCACGGGTGCACGCCGAGAAGGCCGAGGTGCTCGCGCAACGCATCGAGACGCTGCTCTGGGACGACGTCGAGCGCACGTACGTCGCGCTGCGCTGGAAGCACGGTGCGTCGAGCCGTCGCGAGGAGATCGTCGGGCACCGCGACGAGCGCGGCGTGCACCGACCGCTGCGGAGCTGGATCTCGATGCTGCCACTCTACGCGGGCATCGCCGCGCCCGAGCGCGCCGCCGCGATGCTCGAGTCGCTCCTCGATCCCGCGCAGCACTGGAGCCCGTGGGGACTGCGCACGGTGCCCGCCGACGACGTGTACTTCCACCAGGCGCCGCGCGTGATGGTCTACGACCCGCGCCGCGAGGAGCGTCGCCCCGTGTCGAACTGGTCGGGCCCGATCTGGATCCTGAGCAACTACTACGCATACCGCGCGCTCCAGCGATATGGGCGTCCTGAGCAGGCGCGCGAGCTCGCACGAGCCACGGTCCGGTTGCTCGAGACCGATCTCCGAGACACCGGCGCGCTGCACGAGTGTTACGCCGACACGGGCCGCGGCCTCTGGCCGCGCCGCGGCACGTTCATCTCGTGGAACGTCCTGGCCCTCACGATGGCGCGAGGAGACTCGACCCTCTGATGAGGCAGTAGGAGAGTTTTTGAGGAGAGAGGAAGTAAGGAATGCAGGAGAAAGAAACGAGTACTTCAGAAACGAATCTCCTGCTCTCCTTCCTTCCTGCCTTCCTTGGAAATTCTCTCTCTCTCCCTCTCTCTCCTCAGCGGCTCAGCGCTCCGGCTGGAAGAACACCGCGCCCAGCGGCGGCAGCGTCACGAGGATCGATGCGCGGCGGCCGTGTCCCGGCACCAGCGTCGACTCCACGCCGCCCATGTTGCCCTGGCCGCTTCCGCCGTACTCCGTCGCGTCCGTGTTGACGATCTCTCGCCAACGACCTTCGTAGTCGACGCCGATCCGATAATTGTGTCGCGGCACCGGCGTGAAGTTGAACGCGCAGAGCACGCGATCACTCGGATCGGCGCCCACGCGCTCGAAGCACAGCACGCTCTGATCCACGTCACGCGCGTCGACCCAGTGGAACCCCTCGGGGCTCGCGTCGCGCGCGTGCAGCGCCGGCACCGATCGATACGTGCGATTGAGGTGCGCCAGACAGCGCATGATCCCGGCGTGGCCTTCGTCGTGGAGAAGGTGCCAGTCGAGACTGCCGTCGTGGTTCCACTCACTCCATTGGCCGAGCTCGGCGCCCATGAAGAGCAGCTTCTTCCCGCTCTGCGCGAACATGTACGCGTAGAGCAGGCGCAGGTTCGCCCGCTTCTGCCACGCATCGCCCGGCATC includes:
- a CDS encoding tyrosine-type recombinase/integrase encodes the protein MSVDAQASISPIATSPSRGRRATAFAASRFTIRSRRSPARARPIDGCSRGRRGRIANIRFHDLRHDFATRLRRAGAGIDAIAKLLGHSTLAMATRYAHVDDPRLRDAVSGLVPPRETRSDVESAKVVQLPRRRGSNPGG
- a CDS encoding glutathione S-transferase family protein, which gives rise to MNEFAHGNTRDLRVLWALEEIGLPYEVVGIDHPRRDLDSDEYRAKNVFGQIPAIDDDGVVVTESGAILLYLARKSGKLVPRDLAGEAQVLRWSFAALSTIEVPLLTSWFVDINDGKGTKPSDALKSWARMRLEQLDGWLANRTFIATDDFTVADILMTHVLSARSTDQDLLKPYQHVRAYQTRCMDRPAWKRTVDAYRERVEAV
- a CDS encoding bile acid:sodium symporter family protein, with product MDLQHAFALSLKIAIAAMTVATGLATSTGDLAYLARRRGLLARSLLATVVIAPLIAIALCRALPVGTAGSIAIIAGALAPGMPSVPRTGGKLGGNAAYGCSLLVVTSALGVLTVPLWLSVVGRVVGTTPDVPPLAIARTLALGILVPLGVGLAIRRLAPSLADRLVKPVGALATALLPGLALVLLLVEVHVLRQLEWPVLVAMAAAPVIALAVGHALGGPDPRDRTVLAIANATRFPALAALIATTSFPRVPAMPVVIAYLLIALAIALPYELWRKRVHGRAETERPERLPTGVLAGEPAA
- a CDS encoding DUF2092 domain-containing protein, encoding MDRANGTKLRIVAGAIAAVAAISAAAWTGDAQQRPRGEAAARGARPAVDPEADRHLRAMSQYLAGLRSFRVDADSSLEVVLESGQKLQYLASSRVSVRRPDRLRSERHGALADLTLYYDGDSITLHGRRANLFATADAPRTLDQAIDFARDELDIEAPAADLLMSDVYRTLGAEAASGTYVGTAEVGGVNCHHLAFRGRSGSDWQLWIQEGATPLPMRYVVVSTDVRSQPQFAVDLHDWQTNAAMSDAEFAFEPPPGAQRIEFRRVLEERRAQGQGAPRTR
- a CDS encoding GNAT family N-acetyltransferase yields the protein MEEAKPKVEIEHEEADGRGAFFVARQGVRLAEMTYSRTGPDHVIIDHTEVHDALRGLGVARRLLDTAVAWARETKTKVSATCPYAHAQFEKDPSIRDVLA
- a CDS encoding NADPH-dependent FMN reductase — translated: MNVVGISGSLRRGSFNAALLRAAIEVAPEGCVIEHADIHGVPLYDGDVESTQGIPAAVRELKDRLARADGVLLVTPEYNGSIPGVLKNAIDWCSRPASDIERVFGGRPVGVIGATPGMGGTRLSQNAWLPIIRVLGMDPYFGKSLYVAGAGKVFDAEGALVDATIRRLLTDYVAGFAAFVSRSR
- a CDS encoding response regulator, with the translated sequence MQGRRHDPGLPARADAGDARAAIVLVVSDRPRERHALLTSVEATGARAASADNVHDALALLRCMVFDLVIADEPQGPVIDAIRTDDRTAAVRCVLATSSPRGDDAERPVAIDVLALPFAPDDVARIVRRVVADVTNELDQRERDTNAAKPAT
- a CDS encoding response regulator transcription factor; this translates as MDRSAATPFGERSDGDDRSASAGPRALRSPEQLAHATLTWRLTPRQAEILEHVVRGASNAHIARVVGCSAASIEAHVGQLLRKASAEGRGALVARFWTLPSTTETSPAAARALERATEIWALTPMQARVLEHVVRGASNKDVMAVLGCAKSTIEAHVTALLRKSGCVNRAELIARFWWGATRGA
- a CDS encoding ferritin-like domain-containing protein, with amino-acid sequence MKSPKETIKSKLVEKHVNRTGIALSPIHAKELIEGAAQTQPSMSGDETGIATVRAAYMRDAEPIGSIPPPATAKGVAKTAAKALTGERVSVLLDKMGARLAFERTGTRLYQAIIGKVESGTPFDGGPSLERLTQIMREEQQHFEMLREAMEAMGGDPTAVTPAADVEATLSMGVPQVLHDARTDVHQSLEAILLAELADNDGWTMLIELARSLGQDELAEKFAVALAQEDEHLRDVRAWVKASTLASAGGKKARAGAPATR
- a CDS encoding DUF962 domain-containing protein gives rise to the protein MSERIQSYEEFWPHYLREHRNPSSRRLHFVGTTGWLAACAASAVTAPLTFPAAMAGFAALAAHGTKKGEGEKPALGHIAGMVALPTLASPVFFPAGVVFAYACAWGGHFGLEKNKPATFQYPLWSFVSDLRMWSHMARGRLWSGDPLEELGLDGGARVETKSNGAQPVVPT